One genomic segment of Paenibacillus xylanexedens includes these proteins:
- a CDS encoding serine hydrolase — MHLSKRKTRFRFTSLTGAFMAVVLSLSLWVPAVQAETATPVAAEQGKTKALTTESATAFLDTFFDSPEAKPHYVGASVVVVKDGKVLAEKGYGFSDVESKTAIDPKNTAFRVASVSKTFTSAAVMQLVEQGKVDLQADFQTYVKGLEFDNPFDKPVTVENLLTHTTGFEIRDPQQEDIHTDFDKYIAMEDYAQQHMPPVVREPGSAYMYDNFSFLLLGMIVENVSGEPFESYMQQHIFKPLGMDNSSFMLDKKFQKQLATGYDAAHNPLDLYTISPTPMPQGGMLSTAEDIGKFMIAFLNDGVKDNKRIFKESTVKSMEQYRSSIHPLLPNTTYGFEAAFQLPGAGSSPSIITKGGDLTGFSSYLFLIPEQNTGVFLTYNQNGALRNLFYPAFIQSFFPQYAEPVQFKDYTPQSATELQRFTGLYADLRLSTIVSSLKGGGDKPGQLSINDVFLGQRNLIQVEDNLFKDELTGQFTAFKKYTDGTTYMKEPYLNPMGYEKKGQKPMGFRDVRENSPYAEAIYAIQSLGYYENDANKSFQPKSAVTRAEFIENTLKLSGLKPSKTTPPAGTDWADHAAAGYIQLGYELGMITGTDEQQFKPDQVIIRQEAMVMMWRIMQLQYPSELFNDVKLAGHTDAWAVPAIQMMAKLGIHGPEVKVMEDGSVDFLSRKPLIRQEEAAIMYALLTQPTDQIVAELMAAQQPQAEPAEEAEAPAEASETAPVPVPAPVPSVTSAQ, encoded by the coding sequence ATGCATTTATCCAAACGAAAGACCCGTTTCAGGTTCACCTCCCTAACAGGAGCTTTTATGGCTGTGGTTCTGTCTCTCAGTCTGTGGGTACCCGCAGTTCAGGCGGAGACCGCAACTCCAGTAGCTGCTGAACAAGGAAAGACGAAAGCGCTGACAACTGAATCGGCTACAGCTTTTCTGGATACATTCTTCGATTCACCTGAGGCAAAACCTCATTATGTGGGAGCCTCCGTTGTTGTTGTGAAGGATGGCAAAGTTCTGGCGGAAAAAGGATATGGCTTCTCCGATGTGGAGAGTAAAACAGCGATCGATCCGAAAAATACGGCCTTCCGTGTAGCCTCTGTCTCCAAAACGTTCACGTCAGCTGCTGTAATGCAGCTGGTGGAGCAAGGCAAGGTTGATCTGCAAGCTGATTTTCAGACCTATGTGAAAGGGCTCGAATTTGATAATCCTTTTGACAAACCTGTAACTGTGGAGAACCTGCTCACACACACGACCGGATTCGAGATTCGTGATCCGCAGCAGGAAGACATCCATACTGATTTTGACAAGTACATAGCGATGGAGGATTACGCACAGCAACACATGCCTCCTGTCGTTCGAGAGCCTGGTAGCGCCTACATGTACGATAATTTTTCGTTTTTGCTGCTTGGCATGATTGTTGAGAATGTAAGCGGCGAGCCCTTTGAATCCTACATGCAACAACATATCTTCAAACCGCTAGGAATGGATAACAGCAGTTTCATGCTGGACAAAAAGTTCCAAAAGCAGCTGGCTACAGGCTATGATGCGGCACACAATCCGCTTGATCTGTACACCATCTCTCCAACACCAATGCCTCAAGGTGGCATGTTGTCTACCGCTGAGGACATCGGGAAGTTCATGATTGCGTTCCTGAATGATGGCGTGAAAGACAACAAGCGGATTTTCAAGGAATCCACGGTGAAAAGCATGGAACAGTACCGTTCTTCCATTCATCCACTGTTACCAAACACGACGTATGGATTCGAAGCTGCATTTCAGCTTCCCGGAGCAGGAAGTAGCCCAAGTATTATTACAAAAGGAGGCGACCTGACCGGATTCAGCTCTTATCTCTTCCTTATTCCCGAGCAAAATACAGGCGTTTTCCTGACGTATAATCAAAATGGAGCACTTCGTAATCTGTTCTACCCTGCATTCATTCAGAGCTTCTTCCCACAATATGCAGAGCCTGTACAGTTCAAGGATTACACGCCGCAATCCGCAACTGAGCTGCAACGCTTCACCGGATTGTACGCCGATCTTCGACTTAGCACGATTGTAAGTTCCCTGAAAGGTGGCGGGGATAAGCCAGGACAACTGAGCATTAACGATGTATTCCTAGGTCAACGCAACCTGATTCAAGTGGAAGATAATCTCTTCAAAGATGAACTGACTGGTCAATTCACAGCATTCAAAAAATATACAGATGGTACCACATACATGAAAGAACCTTACCTCAACCCTATGGGTTATGAGAAAAAAGGACAAAAGCCTATGGGCTTCCGGGATGTTCGTGAGAACAGTCCTTATGCTGAAGCCATCTATGCAATACAATCTCTTGGATATTATGAGAATGATGCTAACAAGTCTTTCCAACCAAAATCAGCTGTGACACGAGCTGAATTTATTGAGAACACGCTTAAACTGAGTGGATTGAAGCCCAGCAAAACAACGCCTCCTGCAGGCACCGACTGGGCCGATCATGCAGCAGCCGGATATATTCAACTCGGATATGAGTTGGGTATGATTACTGGCACGGACGAACAGCAGTTTAAGCCGGATCAAGTGATTATCCGACAGGAAGCAATGGTCATGATGTGGAGAATTATGCAACTGCAATATCCTAGCGAACTGTTCAATGATGTGAAACTTGCGGGGCACACAGATGCATGGGCTGTACCAGCCATTCAGATGATGGCGAAGCTTGGTATCCATGGACCCGAGGTGAAGGTAATGGAGGATGGTTCTGTTGATTTCCTTTCCCGCAAACCTCTGATTCGTCAGGAAGAGGCTGCGATCATGTATGCGCTGCTTACCCAACCAACAGATCAAATCGTCGCTGAACTGATGGCTGCTCAGCAACCGCAAGCAGAACCTGCTGAAGAAGCCGAAGCTCCAGCGGAGGCATCTGAAACTGCACCGGTTCCAGTACCAGCGCCGGTCCCTTCTGTGACTTCAGCACAATAA
- a CDS encoding ABC transporter permease subunit: MNNRQAIRALVRKDIRSVTASVQLWLPMLIVPLIIGIIMPSALLWAASRMELRSLGNISFLLESLDTLTHGGQIPQLASMPTDNHRIVYYLAMYMFAPLFLIIPVMASSILTANSFAGEKERKTLEGLLFTPISMDTLFQGKVLAALIPSLLLSWVTFLIYGIIANILMYPMFGTLMFPNLNWIILVIWVVPACSLMVILLNVLISAKVRGFQEAYQLGGLIVLPLIALVAGQASGMLLIGPWMLLMIGAVLLLISLVLLRLVTSWNSRQQLAESQI; encoded by the coding sequence ATGAATAACCGTCAAGCCATACGTGCACTGGTACGTAAAGATATCCGGTCCGTCACAGCCAGCGTTCAGCTCTGGTTGCCCATGTTGATCGTTCCACTGATTATTGGAATCATCATGCCCTCCGCCCTCCTGTGGGCGGCCTCCAGAATGGAACTTCGTTCTCTGGGCAACATCAGCTTTCTACTCGAATCATTGGATACGTTAACCCATGGCGGACAGATTCCTCAGCTTGCTTCCATGCCTACAGATAATCATCGTATTGTCTATTACTTGGCCATGTATATGTTCGCTCCCTTGTTTCTCATCATTCCGGTGATGGCCTCCAGTATTCTGACGGCCAATAGTTTCGCTGGGGAGAAAGAACGCAAGACGCTGGAAGGGTTGTTATTCACACCGATCAGTATGGACACTCTTTTTCAAGGCAAAGTGCTAGCTGCCCTGATCCCTTCCCTTCTATTATCCTGGGTTACTTTCCTGATCTACGGAATCATTGCCAATATTCTGATGTACCCCATGTTTGGAACGTTGATGTTTCCCAATCTGAACTGGATAATACTTGTCATCTGGGTTGTTCCCGCTTGTAGTCTTATGGTCATTTTATTGAACGTTCTGATCTCGGCCAAGGTCCGTGGGTTCCAGGAAGCCTATCAGCTCGGCGGATTAATTGTCCTTCCCCTCATCGCCTTAGTCGCTGGTCAAGCCAGTGGCATGCTGCTGATTGGTCCTTGGATGTTACTCATGATTGGAGCAGTGCTCCTGCTCATAAGTTTGGTTCTTCTTCGTCTGGTCACGTCGTGGAATAGTCGTCAGCAACTGGCGGAAAGTCAGATCTGA
- a CDS encoding ABC transporter ATP-binding protein, translating to MIEVRNISKQFKMHQALDDVSFTVKQGSVTGLIGPNGSGKTTLIRIMNGVLGASGGQVTINGLDTAREAEKVLAMCGTLTEQSGLYENMSGRDNLTFFADVFGLKHAKKRIDELVNLFELQDYQHRKVGTYSTGMKKRLGLARVLLHRPSILFLDEPTNGLDPDGIQMVLRIIRQLNKEEKMTILVSSHVLSQLSAFCDHYIFMEKGRIVEEGTEQEIVSRYLSTPKLEVEADMPEGWHTATDFTPEIISAHQAVFQLTSREDIPLLLRQLTQHGQVYQARITGSDLESIYFAIREAHHHE from the coding sequence ATGATCGAAGTACGCAACATATCCAAGCAATTCAAGATGCATCAAGCACTGGATGATGTCAGTTTCACAGTTAAACAAGGCAGTGTCACCGGGTTGATTGGGCCCAACGGTTCGGGTAAAACCACACTGATCCGTATCATGAATGGGGTCTTAGGCGCTTCCGGTGGACAGGTAACCATTAACGGATTGGACACCGCTCGTGAGGCGGAGAAAGTACTGGCCATGTGTGGCACTCTTACCGAGCAAAGTGGATTATATGAAAATATGAGCGGGCGTGACAATCTGACTTTCTTCGCAGATGTTTTTGGCCTGAAGCATGCCAAGAAACGAATCGACGAGCTTGTAAATCTGTTCGAGTTGCAGGATTATCAGCATCGAAAAGTCGGCACCTATAGCACAGGCATGAAGAAACGCTTGGGCCTTGCACGAGTACTCTTGCACCGTCCTTCCATCCTGTTTCTGGATGAGCCCACCAATGGCCTGGATCCGGATGGAATTCAGATGGTGCTACGCATTATCCGTCAGTTAAATAAGGAAGAAAAGATGACAATCCTGGTCTCATCCCATGTGCTGTCCCAACTGTCAGCCTTCTGTGATCATTATATTTTCATGGAAAAGGGGCGCATCGTGGAGGAAGGCACGGAACAGGAGATTGTTAGCCGGTACCTGTCCACTCCGAAGCTCGAAGTAGAAGCCGACATGCCAGAAGGATGGCACACGGCAACCGACTTTACACCTGAAATAATCTCCGCACATCAAGCAGTATTTCAGCTTACATCGCGTGAAGATATTCCATTACTGCTAAGACAATTAACGCAGCATGGTCAAGTCTATCAGGCCCGCATCACGGGCAGTGATCTGGAAAGTATCTATTTTGCCATAAGGGAGGCACACCACCATGAATAA
- a CDS encoding HSP90 family protein, whose translation MTASNEYRFQVNLSGMIQILSNHLYSSPKVFLRELMQNATDAITARTEAEPGYQGEVRVELTGTGEQLTMMVEDNGIGLTEADIHEFLAMIGQSSKRGQQALLDGETSFIGRFGIGLLSCFMVSHEIVMLTQSAKGGPSMEWRGKPDGTYTIRQLDTQLSPGTKVYLRCTPDAAHYFEPDYVKEALFYYGALLPYPVTLYHDGAQHVVNSETPIWLMDPALARSRRAEVLAFGERLLGEQFQDFIPLTTASGRTGGIAFVLPHAVNLNAKRSHRVYLKRMLISEKAENILPEWAFFVKCLIWTDELQPTASREHFYENEKLEEVRSELGDALRKGLADMAESQTERLQKLIRLHALSMKALAVQDQAFYAMIHRWLPFESTRGHRELGELIDEGETLYFTSSVDEYRQIHHVASAQSMLVINGGYIYDSELMATLPMTVHNVHTERLQPDQVSMSFTDVPPAERNQYYDALRLADSALQRFRCRAEVKGFKPSDLPVLFTLSQESSTLRALEKASEESTELFSSVLGSLSSSMSSAGYSTLYLNVSNPIIQRVLTSPDDQMTPIAIEMLYVNALMMGHYAMSKQELEVLNQGIIRFINWGLRANTDRKGDA comes from the coding sequence ATGACAGCATCCAATGAATATCGTTTTCAAGTGAACCTGAGCGGGATGATCCAGATTTTATCCAACCATCTATATAGCAGTCCTAAAGTGTTCTTGCGCGAACTGATGCAGAATGCGACGGATGCGATTACCGCACGAACGGAGGCGGAGCCAGGGTATCAGGGTGAAGTGCGTGTTGAACTGACGGGAACAGGTGAGCAATTGACCATGATGGTGGAGGACAACGGCATCGGCTTGACCGAAGCTGACATCCATGAATTCCTGGCGATGATTGGACAATCCTCGAAGAGGGGGCAGCAAGCGCTGCTGGATGGAGAGACTTCGTTTATCGGGCGTTTCGGGATCGGGTTGTTATCCTGTTTCATGGTGAGTCACGAAATTGTCATGCTGACGCAATCCGCGAAGGGCGGCCCTTCGATGGAGTGGCGGGGCAAGCCGGATGGCACCTATACGATTCGACAGTTGGACACGCAGCTGTCCCCGGGGACCAAAGTATATCTGCGTTGCACGCCGGACGCAGCGCACTACTTTGAACCGGATTATGTGAAAGAAGCTCTGTTCTATTATGGAGCGTTATTGCCGTATCCGGTCACGCTGTATCATGACGGCGCGCAACATGTGGTGAATAGCGAGACACCGATCTGGCTGATGGACCCTGCACTCGCACGTTCACGCAGAGCGGAGGTATTGGCTTTTGGTGAACGTCTGCTTGGCGAGCAGTTCCAGGACTTCATTCCGTTGACAACGGCTTCAGGCCGTACCGGGGGTATTGCTTTTGTACTGCCACACGCGGTTAATCTGAATGCCAAGCGTTCTCACCGGGTTTACTTGAAGCGAATGCTGATATCGGAGAAGGCTGAGAACATTTTGCCAGAGTGGGCTTTCTTCGTGAAATGTCTGATCTGGACAGATGAGCTTCAACCGACGGCATCACGAGAACATTTTTATGAAAATGAAAAGCTGGAGGAAGTTCGCTCTGAACTCGGAGACGCACTTCGCAAGGGATTGGCCGATATGGCTGAGAGCCAGACGGAACGGCTGCAGAAGCTGATTCGCCTGCATGCTCTGTCCATGAAGGCATTGGCTGTGCAGGATCAAGCATTCTATGCGATGATTCATCGCTGGCTGCCTTTTGAGAGCACGAGGGGGCACCGTGAACTGGGTGAGCTAATTGATGAAGGGGAGACGTTGTATTTTACGTCCTCTGTTGATGAGTACCGTCAGATTCATCATGTGGCTTCCGCACAATCGATGCTGGTGATTAACGGTGGTTACATCTATGACAGCGAGTTGATGGCTACACTGCCGATGACTGTGCACAACGTACATACGGAGCGGCTACAGCCGGATCAGGTCTCGATGAGTTTCACCGATGTGCCTCCCGCTGAACGCAATCAATATTATGATGCCTTGCGACTGGCCGATTCTGCCTTACAGCGCTTCCGTTGTCGGGCTGAGGTGAAAGGTTTTAAACCATCGGATCTGCCAGTGTTGTTCACGCTGTCTCAGGAATCCTCAACACTTCGTGCGCTTGAAAAAGCAAGCGAGGAGAGCACGGAATTGTTCTCGTCTGTTCTGGGTTCATTGTCTTCTAGCATGAGTTCAGCAGGGTACTCAACCTTGTATTTGAACGTGAGTAATCCGATCATTCAGCGGGTACTGACATCACCGGATGACCAGATGACGCCGATTGCCATCGAAATGTTATACGTCAATGCACTGATGATGGGGCATTATGCCATGAGCAAGCAGGAACTTGAAGTGTTAAATCAGGGCATTATTCGTTTTATAAATTGGGGTTTACGTGCAAATACAGATCGTAAGGGAGATGCCTGA
- a CDS encoding outer membrane lipoprotein-sorting protein, producing the protein MRRISWMLAMVLVLSVLLAACGKKDAAAVVKDLNEVVGEMESYQGAGVMTLHTGDTPQQYKVEVWHQKPSYYRIALTNAKKDVTQIVLRNDEGVFVLTPSQNKSFRFQSNWPDNQGQVYLYETLIRSITGDTTRQFADEKESYVFDVAANYNTHALVRQKIWLNKSDYAPKQVEVSDSNANVVVDVKFDSFKFGTEFEKDAFDMQRNMTAATKEGGQTGTDSGVTPAEQTGNESGKEPANPQTAPEPDGAVTDGQTGVGGDTEQQGTEGAATGQEGEEPTLAEPEGADSFGVIQPTYAPEGVQLKDDQILEEAGDYSVMLRYEGTYNYTIFEARPQDRAVSLAPSSVVDLGFTLGMISGDALKTLTWMTDGIEYRITSADLPQNEMVRIATSMQEESGK; encoded by the coding sequence ATGCGCCGAATATCATGGATGCTTGCCATGGTATTGGTCTTATCGGTCTTGCTTGCCGCCTGCGGGAAGAAGGATGCGGCAGCTGTGGTCAAAGATCTGAACGAAGTCGTAGGAGAGATGGAAAGTTACCAGGGGGCAGGCGTGATGACGCTGCATACCGGAGATACGCCGCAGCAGTACAAGGTCGAGGTATGGCATCAGAAGCCTTCCTATTATCGTATTGCGTTAACGAATGCCAAAAAGGATGTAACACAGATTGTACTGCGTAACGATGAAGGCGTGTTTGTTTTGACGCCGAGCCAGAACAAAAGCTTCCGTTTCCAGAGCAATTGGCCAGATAATCAGGGACAGGTATATCTCTATGAAACATTGATTCGGAGCATTACGGGGGATACAACCCGCCAGTTTGCGGACGAGAAGGAGAGCTATGTATTTGATGTAGCTGCCAATTATAATACACATGCACTTGTCAGACAGAAAATCTGGCTGAACAAAAGTGATTATGCACCTAAACAGGTGGAGGTATCCGACTCCAATGCCAATGTTGTGGTCGATGTGAAATTTGATTCCTTCAAATTCGGGACTGAATTTGAGAAAGATGCCTTTGACATGCAACGTAACATGACTGCTGCTACAAAAGAAGGCGGCCAAACAGGAACGGATTCCGGTGTGACTCCTGCGGAGCAAACCGGTAATGAGAGCGGTAAAGAACCTGCCAATCCTCAGACTGCGCCGGAACCTGACGGAGCTGTCACTGATGGACAGACAGGTGTAGGTGGGGACACAGAGCAGCAAGGTACAGAAGGTGCTGCAACAGGTCAGGAAGGCGAAGAGCCAACACTCGCAGAACCGGAAGGGGCAGACAGCTTCGGCGTGATTCAGCCAACCTATGCGCCGGAAGGTGTGCAGCTCAAGGACGATCAGATTCTGGAAGAAGCGGGAGACTATTCGGTTATGCTTCGTTATGAAGGAACATATAATTACACGATATTCGAAGCCAGACCACAGGATCGAGCTGTATCACTTGCTCCATCCAGTGTAGTAGATCTTGGATTCACACTGGGGATGATCAGCGGAGATGCATTGAAGACTCTGACATGGATGACAGATGGCATAGAATATCGGATCACCAGTGCCGACCTGCCTCAGAACGAAATGGTACGCATTGCAACATCGATGCAGGAAGAGTCAGGCAAATGA
- a CDS encoding DUF3169 family protein: MKNSSSSSIKKRLRLPLYAAGGAVVGFLGASGVSKLPSDLNWTLSVYYDYDLLFAILAALVVVMTVWNIFSLSRTPSVPPMEDDAYGDSDSLISPAERSLGKAMILSGFSVILTFTWAALALSLYASNRTMPNSPELFNLLNFVASCISIIIVVVVQTLTVKRYNSYYPERTLDLNSRNMKKDHFEKLDEGEKWIVYRAAYRSFQMMNVLLGVGMVSMVLYSMLFTFAPFPIVMLSVIWIANIGIYYRETYRASNQ; the protein is encoded by the coding sequence ATGAAAAATTCATCATCCTCGTCCATTAAAAAGCGGTTGCGTCTTCCCTTGTATGCAGCAGGTGGCGCTGTAGTTGGTTTTCTCGGCGCTAGCGGAGTCAGTAAACTCCCTTCTGACTTGAACTGGACGCTGTCCGTGTATTATGACTATGATCTTTTATTCGCAATCCTGGCGGCTCTTGTGGTAGTTATGACGGTGTGGAACATCTTCAGTCTCTCCCGCACGCCATCTGTCCCTCCCATGGAAGATGATGCTTATGGAGATTCCGATTCACTCATCTCTCCCGCAGAGCGCTCCCTCGGAAAAGCGATGATCCTCAGCGGATTCAGCGTTATTCTTACGTTTACCTGGGCAGCACTTGCCTTGTCCTTGTATGCATCCAACCGAACCATGCCGAATTCTCCAGAACTTTTCAACCTCTTGAATTTTGTTGCTTCGTGTATTTCTATTATCATCGTTGTGGTCGTGCAAACTCTGACTGTGAAGCGATACAACAGTTATTATCCTGAACGCACTCTGGATCTGAACTCGCGCAATATGAAGAAAGATCATTTTGAGAAGCTGGATGAAGGCGAGAAATGGATTGTCTATCGCGCAGCCTATCGTTCTTTTCAGATGATGAATGTACTTCTTGGTGTTGGAATGGTCTCTATGGTTCTATATTCGATGCTCTTTACCTTTGCTCCATTCCCGATTGTAATGCTCTCTGTGATCTGGATTGCCAACATTGGAATCTATTATCGTGAAACCTATCGTGCGAGTAATCAGTAA
- a CDS encoding serine hydrolase codes for MTTTKLRTSLEGLDEFIDEQLQLWNGVGTAVAVVHKDEVVWQKGYGYRDLESKLEVTPNTLFAIGSSTKAFTAATAALLVDQGILDWDTPVKSYMKDFQMFDPVATERITIRDMLCHRSGLPRHELVWYNSPRTREDLVRTLQYLEPNQDFRNKWQYQNLMYMTAGYLVGQLNETSWEQMVQKTLFNPLGMNTSLFSVEEMQLQPDYAYPYMEKDGQNTRIPFRAIDAIGPAGSINSNLADMIAWLKFQLHQGQWEGTSLISKEQMKIMHSPQMPSDSPFISQELPMSTYGLGWMIEPYRGHAMIHHGGAIDGFASQVAFLPEEQIGIVVLSNTHGSIIPYTVAFHIMDQLLGLEPVNWSSKLSKLMGKESAETETNPENPLEVPIQPDSAGEEKVEEPHITPCDRSYTAYAGIYTHPGYGEMWILETTDGLQATFNAIEMPMEYTGKDTFSVEFVLFGLKITYTFTLNESSEVAQSISIPLLLEPGTKPIEFTRVS; via the coding sequence ATGACGACAACAAAGCTTCGCACATCACTGGAAGGACTGGATGAATTCATCGACGAGCAGCTTCAATTATGGAATGGTGTCGGCACAGCGGTGGCGGTGGTCCATAAGGATGAAGTCGTCTGGCAAAAAGGCTACGGTTATCGTGACCTGGAGTCCAAACTTGAAGTTACCCCTAATACGTTGTTTGCCATCGGTTCAAGTACCAAAGCCTTTACCGCAGCAACTGCTGCTCTGCTTGTGGATCAGGGGATACTGGACTGGGATACCCCTGTGAAGTCGTATATGAAAGACTTCCAGATGTTTGATCCGGTCGCAACAGAACGTATAACTATTCGCGACATGCTGTGTCATCGTTCCGGTCTTCCAAGGCATGAGTTGGTATGGTACAACTCCCCACGTACAAGAGAAGATCTTGTTCGAACATTACAGTATCTGGAGCCAAATCAGGATTTCCGAAACAAATGGCAGTATCAGAACCTGATGTACATGACGGCAGGTTATCTGGTTGGACAGCTCAATGAAACTTCGTGGGAGCAGATGGTTCAGAAGACCCTATTTAATCCGCTGGGTATGAACACAAGTCTGTTCTCTGTTGAAGAAATGCAACTGCAGCCTGACTATGCTTACCCTTATATGGAGAAGGATGGTCAGAATACGAGAATACCTTTTCGAGCCATTGATGCCATAGGACCTGCTGGTTCCATTAACAGCAATCTAGCCGATATGATTGCATGGCTTAAATTCCAGTTGCATCAAGGTCAATGGGAAGGAACGTCATTGATATCTAAGGAACAGATGAAGATTATGCATAGTCCTCAGATGCCCAGTGATTCGCCGTTCATAAGCCAAGAACTGCCTATGAGTACATATGGTCTGGGTTGGATGATTGAGCCATATCGTGGACATGCCATGATTCATCATGGTGGGGCTATTGATGGCTTTGCATCACAAGTTGCCTTTTTGCCAGAGGAACAGATTGGAATCGTGGTTCTGAGCAATACCCACGGAAGTATAATTCCGTATACGGTTGCTTTTCATATCATGGATCAACTGCTTGGATTGGAGCCCGTCAATTGGAGTTCCAAATTGAGCAAATTAATGGGGAAAGAGTCAGCAGAAACGGAGACTAATCCGGAGAATCCTTTGGAAGTACCTATTCAGCCAGACTCTGCCGGTGAGGAAAAAGTTGAAGAACCTCACATTACACCTTGTGATCGTTCTTACACCGCTTATGCGGGTATTTACACGCATCCTGGTTATGGCGAGATGTGGATTCTAGAGACAACGGACGGGTTGCAAGCAACCTTTAACGCCATTGAAATGCCCATGGAATACACCGGGAAAGATACGTTTTCCGTCGAATTTGTGTTATTCGGTCTGAAGATCACGTATACGTTTACCCTCAATGAATCTTCAGAAGTTGCTCAATCCATCTCCATTCCTTTGTTGCTTGAACCGGGTACAAAGCCTATTGAATTCACCAGGGTTTCGTAA
- the alr gene encoding alanine racemase, translated as MQGQYRPTQAEINLDHLCTNVEAFREALPQGMKFLACVKANAYGHGAVETARELERVGVDYLSVAFLDEALELRQHGITIPILVLGYTPPEGIAVAWQHDVTVTLFSREVLDAIRHLDASTFANQLKVHIKIDSGMGRLGLLPGNEALAFIQEVASLNQVMLEGMFTHFARADEEDKTYTLEQYRRFQSVVHALRDQGCSIPIIHTANSAAAIDTPELSYDMVRVGISLYGLYPSAEVNHQVVKLSPVLTLKTKAVLVKTLPPHWGISYGTRYFTQGYERIATLPIGYADGFSRMLTGKAQVLVRGRRVPVVGTICMDQCMVSLQSFAEEAEEIQVGEEVVLIGHQSGGVITADEVASQLGTIAYEVICMMAHRIPRVYTRGGAVVAKINPLLTS; from the coding sequence GTGCAAGGACAATATCGGCCGACCCAAGCGGAGATCAATTTGGATCATTTGTGTACTAACGTAGAAGCTTTCCGCGAGGCATTGCCTCAGGGTATGAAATTCCTCGCCTGTGTGAAGGCCAATGCCTATGGACATGGAGCGGTGGAGACGGCTAGGGAACTGGAACGAGTGGGTGTGGATTACTTAAGTGTGGCTTTTCTTGACGAAGCTCTGGAACTGCGACAACATGGGATTACGATTCCAATCTTGGTACTGGGATATACGCCGCCTGAAGGGATCGCTGTTGCATGGCAACATGATGTGACCGTCACACTGTTCAGCAGGGAAGTGCTTGACGCCATTCGACATCTGGACGCGAGCACATTCGCTAACCAACTGAAGGTTCATATTAAAATCGACAGCGGCATGGGCCGATTAGGTCTGTTGCCTGGCAATGAGGCATTGGCTTTCATTCAGGAAGTAGCTTCGCTCAATCAGGTGATGCTGGAAGGCATGTTTACCCATTTTGCCAGAGCAGATGAAGAAGACAAAACCTATACACTGGAGCAGTATAGACGGTTCCAAAGCGTAGTTCATGCGCTCAGGGATCAGGGATGTTCCATCCCGATTATACATACGGCGAACAGCGCCGCTGCCATTGATACACCGGAATTGTCCTATGACATGGTACGTGTGGGAATAAGCCTATACGGACTGTATCCTTCGGCTGAGGTGAATCATCAGGTGGTGAAGCTGTCCCCGGTATTGACGCTGAAGACAAAAGCGGTTCTGGTTAAAACACTGCCACCCCATTGGGGGATCAGTTACGGAACCCGTTATTTTACGCAAGGGTATGAACGAATAGCGACCCTGCCGATCGGATATGCAGACGGATTCTCCAGAATGCTGACAGGTAAAGCACAAGTGCTTGTACGCGGCCGCCGCGTCCCTGTCGTCGGTACGATCTGCATGGATCAGTGTATGGTGTCGTTACAATCTTTCGCGGAAGAGGCGGAAGAAATTCAAGTCGGCGAAGAGGTTGTCCTCATCGGTCATCAGTCTGGTGGCGTAATAACCGCAGACGAGGTGGCATCCCAGCTCGGTACGATTGCTTATGAAGTGATCTGCATGATGGCGCACCGCATTCCACGGGTATATACCCGCGGGGGAGCAGTAGTCGCCAAAATTAATCCACTTTTGACATCCTGA
- a CDS encoding helix-turn-helix transcriptional regulator has translation MEELHNHVRELRARDRLSQAELAKLIGASRQTIALIERGDYSPSVVLALKIAHVFREPVEKIFELKGGD, from the coding sequence GTGGAAGAATTACACAATCACGTTCGGGAGTTACGAGCCAGAGACCGGCTATCCCAAGCAGAACTGGCCAAACTCATTGGTGCATCCCGTCAAACCATTGCCCTGATTGAGCGTGGAGATTACTCTCCGTCGGTCGTTCTGGCACTAAAAATAGCACATGTCTTTCGTGAACCTGTCGAAAAAATCTTTGAACTGAAAGGTGGAGATTAA